From a single Microbacterium terrisoli genomic region:
- the rpsJ gene encoding 30S ribosomal protein S10, with translation MAGQKIRIRLKSYDHAGLDSSARKIVDTVTRAGASVVGPVPLPTEKNVVCVIRSPHKYKDSREHFEMRTHKRVIDIIDPTPKAVDSLMRLDLPADVNIEIKL, from the coding sequence ATGGCGGGACAGAAGATCCGCATTCGCCTGAAGTCGTACGATCACGCCGGCCTGGATTCGTCGGCCCGCAAGATCGTCGACACCGTTACCCGCGCCGGCGCTTCGGTCGTGGGACCGGTGCCGCTTCCGACCGAGAAGAACGTCGTGTGCGTCATCCGGTCGCCCCACAAGTACAAGGACAGCCGCGAGCACTTCGAGATGCGCACCCACAAGCGCGTCATCGACATCATCGACCCGACGCCCAAGGCCGTCGACTCGCTGATGCGCCTCGATCTGCCTGCCGATGTCAACATCGAGATCAAACTCTGA
- the rplC gene encoding 50S ribosomal protein L3 has product MTDINNKTSKGLLGTKLGMTQVWDEQGKLVPVTVIEIAPNVVTQVRTPEKDGYSAVQIAAGQIDPRKVTKPLEGHFEAAGVTPRRHVTEVRTADAADYAPGQELTVDGTFEAGQLVDVVGTSKGKGFAGVMKRHNFKGVSASHGAHRNHRKPGSIGASATPSRVFKGMRMAGRMGGERVTVLNLTVHAVDAEKGLLLVKGAVPGARGRIVYVRNAVKGA; this is encoded by the coding sequence ATGACTGACATCAACAACAAGACTTCCAAAGGTCTGCTGGGCACCAAGCTCGGCATGACCCAGGTGTGGGACGAGCAGGGCAAGCTCGTTCCCGTCACCGTCATCGAGATTGCCCCGAACGTGGTCACCCAGGTGCGCACGCCCGAGAAGGACGGCTACAGCGCCGTGCAGATCGCGGCCGGTCAGATCGACCCGCGCAAGGTCACCAAGCCCCTCGAGGGCCACTTCGAGGCCGCCGGGGTCACCCCGCGCCGCCACGTCACCGAGGTGCGCACCGCGGATGCCGCGGACTACGCGCCCGGCCAGGAGCTCACCGTCGACGGCACGTTCGAAGCAGGTCAGCTGGTCGACGTCGTCGGCACCAGCAAGGGCAAGGGCTTCGCCGGTGTCATGAAGCGCCACAACTTCAAGGGCGTCTCGGCCTCGCACGGTGCACACCGCAACCACCGCAAGCCCGGTTCGATCGGCGCCTCGGCGACCCCGAGCCGCGTCTTCAAGGGCATGCGCATGGCCGGCCGTATGGGTGGCGAGCGCGTGACCGTCCTCAACCTCACGGTGCACGCCGTCGACGCCGAGAAGGGTCTGCTGCTCGTCAAGGGCGCCGTCCCCGGCGCGCGCGGTCGCATCGTGTACGTCCGCAACGCAGTGAAGGGTGCCTGA
- the rplD gene encoding 50S ribosomal protein L4 yields MADTTLDVRKTDGKKAGSVTLPAAIFDVNTNIPLIHQVVVAQLAAARQGTHSTKRRGEVSGSGRKPFKQKGTGNARQGSIRAPEHTGGGVVHGPKPRDYAQRTPKKMIAAALLGVLSDRARGERLHVVESFGIEGAPSTKAAAAVLSELGATKNILVVVERADELTVKSVRNLTEVHVLSFDQLNAYDVVVSDDIVFTKAAFDAFVAFKSGATEEVSA; encoded by the coding sequence ATGGCTGACACGACCCTCGACGTCCGCAAGACAGATGGCAAGAAGGCAGGCTCGGTCACGCTGCCCGCCGCGATCTTCGACGTCAACACCAACATCCCGCTCATCCACCAGGTCGTCGTCGCGCAGCTCGCGGCGGCGCGCCAGGGCACCCACTCGACCAAGCGTCGCGGTGAGGTCTCGGGCTCGGGCCGCAAGCCCTTCAAGCAGAAGGGCACCGGTAACGCCCGTCAGGGCTCGATCCGCGCACCTGAGCACACCGGTGGTGGCGTCGTCCACGGCCCCAAGCCCCGCGACTACGCGCAGCGCACCCCCAAGAAGATGATCGCCGCCGCCCTCCTGGGCGTGCTCAGCGACCGTGCTCGCGGCGAGCGTCTCCACGTGGTGGAGAGCTTCGGCATCGAGGGCGCGCCGTCCACGAAGGCCGCTGCCGCGGTTCTTTCCGAGCTGGGCGCCACGAAGAACATCCTCGTGGTCGTCGAGCGCGCTGACGAGCTGACTGTCAAGAGCGTGCGCAACCTCACCGAGGTGCACGTGCTCAGCTTCGACCAGCTGAACGCCTACGACGTGGTCGTCTCCGACGACATCGTCTTCACCAAGGCCGCTTTCGACGCGTTCGTCGCGTTCAAGAGCGGTGCCACCGAGGAGGTCTCGGCATGA
- the rplW gene encoding 50S ribosomal protein L23 — MTAINKDPRDIILKPVVSEKSYGLIDEGKYTFYVDTHANKTEIKLAIEKIFGVKVASVNTLNRVGKARRTRFGTGKRKDTKRAVVTLKSGTIDIFTAVG, encoded by the coding sequence ATGACCGCCATCAACAAGGACCCGCGCGACATCATCCTGAAGCCGGTCGTCTCCGAGAAGAGCTACGGCTTGATCGACGAGGGCAAGTACACGTTCTACGTGGACACCCACGCGAACAAGACCGAGATCAAGCTCGCGATCGAGAAGATCTTCGGTGTGAAGGTTGCGTCGGTCAACACGCTCAACCGCGTCGGCAAGGCCCGTCGCACCCGTTTCGGCACCGGCAAGCGCAAGGACACCAAGCGCGCCGTGGTCACGCTGAAGTCGGGCACCATCGACATCTTCACGGCAGTCGGCTGA
- the rplB gene encoding 50S ribosomal protein L2 encodes MAIRKYKPTTPGRRGSSVADFAEITRSTPEKSLLKPLAKTGGRNNQGRITTRHIGGGHKRQYRVIDFRRNDKDGIDAKVAHIEYDPNRTARIALLHFVDGTKRYILAPEKLRQGDIVESGASADIKPGNNLPLRNIPTGTVVHAIELRPGGGAKIARSAGAGVRLVAKDGAFAQLRLPSGEIRNVDSRCRATIGEVGNAEQSNINWGKAGRKRWKGVRPTVRGVVMNPVDHPHGGGEGRTSGGRHPVTPWGKPEGRTRHANKESDKYIVRRRTAGKKRK; translated from the coding sequence ATGGCTATTCGCAAGTACAAGCCCACGACCCCGGGTCGTCGCGGCTCGTCGGTGGCTGACTTCGCCGAGATCACCCGATCGACGCCTGAGAAGTCGCTGCTGAAGCCGCTCGCCAAGACCGGTGGCCGCAACAACCAGGGGCGCATCACCACACGTCACATCGGTGGTGGACACAAGCGTCAGTACCGTGTCATCGACTTCCGTCGCAATGACAAGGACGGCATCGACGCCAAGGTCGCGCACATCGAGTACGACCCGAACCGCACGGCGCGCATCGCGCTGCTGCATTTCGTGGACGGCACGAAGCGCTACATCCTCGCGCCGGAGAAGCTGCGCCAGGGCGACATCGTCGAATCCGGCGCATCGGCCGACATCAAGCCGGGCAACAACCTGCCGCTGCGCAACATCCCCACCGGTACCGTGGTGCACGCCATCGAGCTGCGCCCGGGCGGCGGCGCCAAGATCGCGCGTTCGGCCGGTGCCGGAGTGCGCCTGGTCGCCAAGGACGGTGCCTTCGCTCAGCTGCGACTGCCCTCGGGTGAGATCCGCAACGTCGATTCCCGCTGCCGCGCCACGATCGGCGAGGTCGGCAACGCCGAGCAGTCGAACATCAACTGGGGCAAGGCCGGCCGCAAGCGCTGGAAGGGCGTCCGCCCGACCGTTCGCGGTGTCGTGATGAACCCCGTCGACCACCCGCACGGTGGTGGCGAGGGTCGTACCTCCGGTGGTCGTCACCCTGTCACGCCGTGGGGCAAGCCTGAGGGCCGCACCCGCCACGCGAACAAGGAAAGCGACAAGTACATCGTTCGCCGTCGCACCGCCGGCAAGAAGCGCAAGTAG
- the rpsS gene encoding 30S ribosomal protein S19, which yields MPRSLKKGPFVDEHLLRKVVVQNEAGTKNVIKTWSRRSMIVPAMLGHTIAVHDGRKHIPVFVSESMVGHKLGEFAPTRTFRGHVKDDKKGRRR from the coding sequence ATGCCACGCAGTCTCAAGAAGGGCCCCTTCGTCGACGAGCACCTGCTTCGCAAGGTCGTCGTACAGAACGAAGCGGGAACCAAGAACGTCATCAAGACGTGGTCGCGTCGCTCGATGATCGTGCCGGCCATGCTCGGCCACACGATCGCCGTGCACGACGGTCGCAAGCACATCCCTGTGTTCGTCAGCGAAAGCATGGTCGGACACAAGCTGGGCGAGTTCGCGCCCACCCGCACCTTCCGCGGCCATGTGAAGGACGACAAGAAGGGCCGCCGCCGCTGA
- the rplV gene encoding 50S ribosomal protein L22: MVESIARVRHIRVTPQKARRVVALIKGKQAEEALAILKFAQQSASEPIYKLVHSAIANARVKADQENEFLDEQDLYVKNAFVDEGTTLKRFQPRAQGRAFQIKKRTSHITVVLATPEVAEAGAATNSSTKPSARKASK; the protein is encoded by the coding sequence ATGGTGGAGTCCATCGCACGCGTGCGACACATCCGCGTGACCCCTCAGAAGGCTCGTCGCGTCGTCGCACTCATCAAGGGCAAGCAGGCCGAAGAGGCCCTTGCCATCCTGAAGTTCGCGCAGCAGAGCGCCAGCGAGCCCATTTACAAGCTCGTGCACTCGGCGATCGCGAACGCCCGCGTGAAGGCCGACCAGGAGAACGAATTCCTGGACGAGCAGGATCTGTACGTGAAGAACGCCTTCGTGGACGAGGGGACGACGCTCAAGCGCTTCCAGCCTCGTGCACAGGGCCGCGCGTTCCAGATCAAGAAGCGCACCAGTCACATCACCGTCGTGCTCGCGACCCCTGAGGTCGCCGAGGCCGGCGCAGCAACGAACAGTTCGACAAAGCCCAGTGCAAGGAAGGCGAGCAAGTAA
- the rpsC gene encoding 30S ribosomal protein S3, translating to MGQKVNPYGFRLGITTDHVSRWFSDSTKAGQRYADYLAEDIKIRRLLQKQLDRAGVSNIEIERTRDRVRVDIHTARPGIVIGRRGAEAERIRSELEKLTGKQIQLNILEVKNPEADAQLVAQGIAEQLSARVAFRRAMRKGLQGAQRAGAKGVRIQVSGRLGGAEMSRSEFYREGRVPLHTLRANIDYGFYEARTTFGRIGVKVWIYKGDLTNKELAREQANQKPSRGERPRRAPRNEAPVAEGASA from the coding sequence ATGGGACAGAAGGTAAACCCGTACGGCTTCCGCCTGGGCATCACCACCGACCACGTGTCGCGGTGGTTCTCGGACTCGACGAAGGCAGGTCAGCGCTACGCCGACTACCTCGCCGAGGACATCAAGATCCGCCGACTGCTGCAGAAGCAGCTCGACCGCGCGGGCGTCAGCAACATCGAGATCGAGCGGACGCGTGACCGTGTGCGCGTCGACATCCACACCGCACGTCCGGGCATCGTCATCGGTCGTCGTGGTGCGGAAGCCGAGCGCATCCGCAGCGAGCTCGAGAAGCTCACCGGCAAGCAGATCCAGCTGAACATCCTCGAGGTGAAGAACCCCGAGGCCGACGCTCAGCTGGTCGCGCAGGGCATCGCCGAGCAGCTCAGCGCCCGCGTGGCTTTCCGCCGTGCGATGCGCAAGGGTCTGCAGGGCGCGCAGCGCGCGGGCGCCAAGGGCGTCCGCATCCAGGTGTCGGGCCGTCTCGGCGGCGCCGAGATGAGCCGGTCGGAGTTCTACCGCGAGGGTCGTGTGCCGCTGCACACGCTGCGCGCGAACATCGACTACGGCTTCTACGAGGCACGCACCACCTTCGGCCGCATCGGCGTGAAGGTCTGGATCTACAAGGGCGACCTCACGAACAAGGAACTCGCACGCGAGCAGGCCAACCAGAAGCCTTCCCGCGGGGAGCGTCCGCGTCGTGCACCGCGCAACGAGGCCCCCGTCGCAGAAGGAGCATCGGCATAA
- the rplP gene encoding 50S ribosomal protein L16: MLIPRKVKFRKQHHPGRTGQATGGTKVSFGDYGIQALTPAYVTNRQIESARIAMTRHIKRGGKVWINIYPDRPLTKKPAETRMGSGKGSPEWWVANVKPGRVLFEVAGVDEQLAREALTRAIHKLPLKARIIKREEGDA, translated from the coding sequence ATGCTTATCCCCCGTAAGGTCAAGTTCCGCAAGCAGCACCACCCGGGGCGCACCGGACAGGCCACCGGTGGCACGAAGGTCTCCTTCGGCGACTACGGCATCCAGGCACTGACCCCGGCGTACGTGACCAACCGTCAGATCGAGTCCGCTCGTATCGCGATGACCCGTCACATCAAGCGCGGCGGCAAGGTGTGGATCAACATCTACCCCGACCGTCCGCTGACCAAGAAGCCGGCAGAAACCCGCATGGGTTCCGGCAAGGGCTCACCCGAGTGGTGGGTCGCGAACGTCAAGCCGGGCCGCGTCCTGTTCGAGGTCGCGGGCGTCGACGAGCAGCTTGCTCGCGAGGCGCTGACCCGTGCCATCCACAAGCTGCCCTTGAAGGCACGCATCATCAAGCGCGAGGAGGGCGACGCGTAA
- the rpmC gene encoding 50S ribosomal protein L29, with the protein MAIGTKELATSELDTFEDQRLVEELRKAKEELFNLRFQSATGQLESHGRIRAVKRDIARLYTVIRERELGIRATPAPVETGKAKKSKSKKADAEADASAPAEAKEETE; encoded by the coding sequence ATGGCGATCGGCACCAAGGAGCTCGCCACCAGCGAGCTCGACACGTTCGAAGACCAGCGCCTCGTCGAGGAGCTGCGCAAGGCCAAGGAAGAGCTGTTCAACCTGCGCTTCCAGTCCGCCACCGGTCAGTTGGAGAGCCACGGCCGCATCCGCGCCGTCAAGCGCGACATCGCGCGGCTCTACACCGTGATCCGTGAGCGCGAGCTCGGCATCCGTGCCACGCCCGCGCCGGTGGAGACGGGCAAGGCGAAGAAGAGCAAGTCGAAGAAGGCGGATGCCGAGGCTGACGCCTCCGCGCCCGCCGAGGCGAAGGAAGAGACTGAGTGA
- the rpsQ gene encoding 30S ribosomal protein S17 yields MATAKKAETEAVKTSGHEHAEHDVRDAAARGYRKSRRGYVVSDKMDKTIVVEVEDRVKHPLYGKVLRQTSKVKVHDENNAAGTGDLVLIHETRPLSATKRWRLVEILEKAK; encoded by the coding sequence ATGGCCACTGCGAAGAAGGCCGAGACCGAGGCCGTCAAGACCTCCGGTCACGAGCACGCTGAGCACGACGTCCGCGACGCGGCCGCCCGCGGCTACCGCAAGTCCCGCCGTGGATACGTCGTCAGCGACAAGATGGACAAGACGATCGTCGTCGAGGTCGAGGACCGCGTGAAGCACCCCCTCTACGGCAAGGTCCTCCGCCAGACCTCGAAGGTCAAGGTGCACGACGAGAACAACGCAGCCGGCACCGGCGACCTTGTTCTCATCCACGAGACCCGGCCGCTGAGCGCCACCAAGCGCTGGCGTCTGGTCGAGATTCTCGAGAAGGCCAAGTAA
- the rplN gene encoding 50S ribosomal protein L14 gives MIQNESRLKVADNTGAKELLTIRVLGGSNRRYAGLGDVIVATVKDAIPGGNVKKGDVVKAVVVRTVKETRRADGSYIKFDENAAVLLKSDGEPRGTRIFGPVGRELRDKKFMKIVSLAPEVI, from the coding sequence ATGATTCAGAACGAATCCCGACTCAAGGTCGCCGACAACACCGGCGCCAAGGAGCTGCTCACCATTCGGGTGCTCGGCGGCTCCAACCGCCGCTATGCGGGCCTCGGCGATGTCATCGTCGCCACGGTGAAGGATGCCATCCCCGGCGGAAACGTCAAGAAGGGCGATGTCGTCAAGGCCGTGGTCGTGCGCACCGTCAAGGAGACCCGTCGTGCCGACGGCTCGTACATCAAGTTCGACGAGAACGCCGCCGTGCTCCTGAAGAGCGACGGGGAGCCCCGCGGCACCCGCATCTTCGGGCCGGTCGGCCGTGAGCTTCGCGACAAGAAGTTCATGAAGATCGTCTCGCTGGCACCGGAGGTCATCTGA
- the rplX gene encoding 50S ribosomal protein L24: MANIKKDDLVQVLTGTDRGKQGKVLAVIAEQDRVIVEGVNFVTKHSRVGQTQRGTKTGGIETMEAPIHISNVAVVDPSTKKPTRVGHRVDEKVKDGTKRTVRVRFAKKSGKDL, from the coding sequence ATGGCGAACATCAAGAAGGACGACCTGGTTCAGGTCCTGACCGGCACCGATCGCGGCAAGCAGGGCAAGGTCCTGGCCGTCATCGCCGAGCAGGACCGCGTGATCGTCGAGGGCGTGAACTTCGTCACGAAGCACTCCCGCGTCGGTCAGACCCAGCGCGGCACCAAGACCGGCGGCATCGAGACGATGGAGGCGCCGATCCACATCTCCAACGTCGCCGTCGTGGACCCGTCGACCAAGAAGCCGACCCGCGTCGGCCACCGGGTCGATGAGAAGGTCAAGGACGGCACGAAGCGCACGGTTCGCGTGCGTTTTGCGAAGAAGAGCGGTAAGGACCTCTGA
- the rplE gene encoding 50S ribosomal protein L5: MSTTTAAPAGKIQPRLKQKYRSEIQQKLQDEFGYANVMQIPGLVKVVVNTGVGEAARDSKVIEGAVDDLTKITGQKPIVTKARKSIAQFKLREGQPIGAHVTLRGDRAWEFLDRLISLALPRIRDFRGLSGAQFDGHGNYTFGLEEQSVFHEIDQDRIDRVRGFDITVVTTAATDAEGRALLRHLGFPFRSDDAQA, translated from the coding sequence ATGAGCACCACCACTGCTGCGCCGGCTGGCAAGATCCAGCCGCGCCTGAAGCAGAAGTACCGGAGCGAGATCCAGCAGAAGCTGCAGGACGAGTTCGGCTACGCGAACGTCATGCAGATTCCCGGCCTGGTCAAGGTCGTGGTCAACACCGGTGTCGGCGAGGCAGCTCGCGACAGCAAGGTGATCGAAGGTGCGGTCGACGACCTCACCAAGATCACCGGCCAGAAGCCGATCGTGACCAAGGCACGCAAGTCGATCGCGCAGTTCAAGCTGCGCGAAGGCCAGCCGATCGGCGCCCACGTGACGCTGCGCGGCGACCGCGCCTGGGAGTTCCTGGACCGGCTGATCAGCCTCGCGCTGCCCCGCATCCGTGACTTCCGCGGCCTGTCGGGCGCACAGTTCGACGGTCACGGCAACTACACGTTCGGTCTCGAGGAGCAGTCGGTGTTCCACGAGATCGACCAGGACCGCATCGACCGCGTTCGCGGTTTCGACATCACGGTCGTCACGACCGCGGCGACGGATGCCGAGGGCCGGGCGCTGCTGCGTCACCTGGGCTTCCCGTTCCGCTCGGACGACGCTCAGGCGTGA
- the rpsH gene encoding 30S ribosomal protein S8, whose protein sequence is MTMTDPVADMLTRLRNANSAHHDSVALPSSKLKTNIAAILKQEGYIADWAVSDARVGQTLTLTLKYGPNRERSIAGIKRVSKPGLRVYARSTELPTVLGGLGVAILSTSSGLLTDRQAEQKGVGGEVLAYVW, encoded by the coding sequence ATGACAATGACAGACCCGGTCGCAGATATGCTGACCCGTCTGCGCAACGCGAACTCGGCGCACCACGACTCCGTGGCACTGCCGAGCTCGAAGCTGAAGACGAACATCGCCGCGATCCTCAAGCAGGAGGGCTACATCGCCGACTGGGCCGTCTCCGACGCCCGCGTCGGTCAGACGCTGACCCTGACGCTGAAGTACGGCCCGAACCGCGAGCGGTCGATCGCCGGCATCAAGCGCGTCTCGAAGCCCGGTCTGCGCGTGTACGCACGCTCGACCGAGCTGCCCACGGTCCTCGGTGGCCTGGGCGTTGCCATCCTGTCCACCTCCTCTGGCCTCCTGACGGACCGCCAGGCCGAGCAGAAGGGCGTGGGCGGGGAAGTTCTCGCCTACGTGTGGTGA
- the rplF gene encoding 50S ribosomal protein L6, which translates to MSRIGRLPIDIPAGVTVEVAGQAVQVKGPKGELNLTVARPIEVTVEEGQVLVSRPNDERESRSLHGLTRTLINNNIIGVTQGYTKGLEVVGTGYRVQQKGGSIEFALGFSHPVLVEPPAGITFTVEGNNKVTVSGIDKQAVGEAAANIRKIRKPEPYKGKGVRYAGEVVRRKAGKAGK; encoded by the coding sequence ATGTCGCGTATCGGACGTCTTCCCATCGACATTCCCGCCGGAGTGACCGTCGAGGTCGCCGGGCAGGCAGTGCAGGTCAAGGGCCCCAAGGGTGAGTTGAACCTCACCGTGGCACGCCCGATCGAGGTCACGGTGGAGGAGGGCCAGGTCCTGGTCTCCCGCCCCAATGACGAACGCGAGTCGCGGTCGTTGCACGGCCTGACCCGCACGCTCATCAACAACAACATCATCGGTGTCACCCAGGGCTACACCAAGGGCCTCGAGGTCGTCGGCACCGGCTACCGCGTGCAGCAGAAGGGCGGCTCGATCGAGTTCGCGCTCGGCTTCTCGCACCCGGTGCTGGTCGAGCCGCCGGCAGGCATCACGTTTACGGTCGAAGGCAACAACAAGGTCACCGTGAGCGGCATCGACAAGCAGGCCGTCGGTGAGGCGGCCGCGAACATCCGCAAGATCCGCAAGCCCGAGCCGTACAAGGGCAAGGGCGTGCGTTACGCCGGCGAGGTCGTTCGGCGCAAGGCCGGAAAGGCTGGTAAGTAA
- the rplR gene encoding 50S ribosomal protein L18 has translation MAVKSKSDARARRHARLRKKVVGTTERPRLVVTRSARHVFVQVVDDSNGHTVASASTLETDLRAFDGDKTAKARKVGELVAERAKTAGVDEVVFDRGGNRYAGRVAAIAEGAREGGLNL, from the coding sequence ATGGCTGTGAAGTCGAAGTCCGACGCCCGCGCGCGTCGCCACGCACGCCTTCGCAAGAAGGTCGTGGGCACCACCGAGCGTCCCCGCCTGGTCGTGACCCGTTCGGCCCGCCACGTCTTCGTGCAGGTCGTCGACGACAGCAATGGCCACACCGTGGCCAGCGCCTCGACGCTCGAGACCGATCTGCGCGCTTTCGACGGTGACAAGACCGCCAAGGCCCGCAAGGTCGGGGAGCTTGTCGCCGAGCGCGCCAAGACCGCCGGTGTCGACGAGGTCGTGTTCGACCGCGGCGGCAACCGCTACGCCGGTCGCGTCGCCGCGATCGCCGAGGGTGCCCGCGAAGGAGGGCTGAACCTGTGA
- the rpsE gene encoding 30S ribosomal protein S5 encodes MSDATQNKSVETEVTADQAAPAQEAAATTETTTEREPRRGGRDRNSRDRNSRDRNSRDRGDNQFLERVVTINRVSKVVKGGRRFSFTALVVVGDGNGVVGVGYGKAREVPLAISKGVEEAKRNFFRVPRVNKTIPHPVQGEAAAGVVLLRPAAAGTGVIAGGPVRAVLECAGIHDVLSKSLGSSNTINIVHATVAALKRLEEPRAVAARRGLDFDQVAPARLIRAEAADAAAAREQKVGA; translated from the coding sequence GTGAGTGACGCAACGCAGAACAAGAGTGTGGAGACCGAAGTGACCGCCGATCAGGCAGCGCCGGCCCAGGAGGCCGCGGCCACCACCGAGACGACGACCGAGCGCGAGCCGCGCCGCGGAGGGCGCGACCGCAACTCGCGCGACCGCAACTCGCGTGACCGCAACTCGCGCGACCGTGGGGACAACCAGTTCCTCGAGCGCGTCGTGACGATCAATCGCGTGTCGAAGGTCGTCAAGGGCGGACGCCGGTTCAGCTTCACTGCTCTGGTGGTCGTCGGCGACGGCAACGGCGTTGTCGGTGTCGGCTACGGCAAGGCCCGTGAGGTGCCCCTGGCGATCTCCAAGGGCGTCGAAGAGGCCAAGCGCAACTTCTTCCGCGTGCCGCGCGTGAACAAGACGATCCCGCACCCGGTGCAGGGCGAGGCAGCCGCCGGTGTGGTGCTGCTGCGTCCGGCCGCAGCCGGTACCGGTGTCATCGCCGGTGGCCCGGTGCGTGCCGTGCTCGAGTGCGCCGGCATCCACGATGTCCTGTCGAAGTCGCTCGGCTCGTCGAACACGATCAACATCGTGCACGCGACCGTCGCGGCGCTGAAGCGTCTCGAAGAGCCGCGCGCCGTCGCCGCCCGTCGTGGCCTGGACTTCGATCAGGTCGCCCCGGCCCGTCTCATCCGTGCCGAAGCTGCGGATGCCGCAGCCGCCCGTGAGCAGAAGGTAGGTGCCTGA
- the rpmD gene encoding 50S ribosomal protein L30, with the protein MAARLKVTQVKSKVSEKQNQRDTLRSLGLKRIGDTVVRPDDAQTRGYVKAVAHLVKVEEID; encoded by the coding sequence ATGGCTGCCCGTCTGAAGGTCACCCAGGTCAAGTCCAAGGTGAGCGAGAAGCAGAACCAGCGCGACACGTTGCGCAGCCTCGGCCTCAAGCGGATCGGCGACACGGTCGTCCGTCCCGACGACGCGCAGACGCGCGGTTACGTCAAGGCCGTCGCCCACCTCGTGAAGGTTGAGGAGATCGACTAA
- the rplO gene encoding 50S ribosomal protein L15 yields MAEKAEKNEKAPAKKAAVKKDVVASRPGVLKVHHLRPVPGANTAKTRVGRGEGSKGKTAGRGTKGTKARYQVRPGFQGGQLPLHMRAPKLRGFKNPFRVEYQVVNLDKLAELYPSGGEVTVSDLVAKGAVRKNEKVKVLGTGDIAVKLTVSVDKVSGSAQQKIVAAGGTVAVAAAE; encoded by the coding sequence ATGGCTGAGAAGGCCGAGAAGAACGAGAAGGCGCCCGCGAAGAAGGCGGCGGTCAAGAAGGATGTCGTGGCCTCGCGTCCCGGTGTCCTGAAGGTCCACCACCTGCGTCCGGTCCCCGGCGCCAACACCGCGAAGACCCGTGTGGGTCGCGGTGAGGGCTCCAAGGGCAAGACCGCCGGTCGCGGCACCAAGGGCACCAAGGCCCGTTACCAGGTGCGTCCCGGCTTCCAGGGTGGCCAGCTGCCGCTGCACATGCGTGCACCGAAGCTGCGCGGCTTCAAGAACCCGTTCCGCGTCGAGTACCAGGTCGTGAACCTGGACAAGCTCGCGGAGCTGTACCCGTCCGGTGGCGAGGTCACCGTCAGCGACCTGGTCGCCAAGGGTGCGGTTCGCAAGAACGAGAAGGTCAAGGTGCTCGGCACCGGCGACATCGCGGTCAAGCTCACCGTGTCGGTCGACAAGGTCTCCGGCTCGGCACAGCAGAAGATCGTCGCCGCCGGAGGTACCGTGGCTGTCGCTGCGGCGGAGTAA